The Rhodococcus sp. X156 genome window below encodes:
- a CDS encoding putative RNA methyltransferase has protein sequence MLPDVVAVLACPHCTQSLEQVGPALRCPAGHSFDLARQGYVALLTGGGQAATGDSAAMVAARARFLDAGHYQPIMDAVAGEVARVQQRHPGGCVLDVGAGTGHYLAAALEQAPAACGVAVDASKAAAKVAARAHPRAGSVLADAWRQLPVADAAVSVALTVFAPRSAGELHRALTDDGSLVVVTPTPNHLAELVGPLGLLHVDERKPERLEQAMQGYFARRRHTMLEFTMTLRHQDVQDLVGMGPSAFHTSVAELAERVAGLEDPLTVTASTVVSVYQPLVRVGSAAPQHG, from the coding sequence GTGCTCCCTGACGTCGTTGCCGTGCTCGCCTGTCCGCACTGCACGCAATCCCTGGAGCAGGTGGGGCCGGCGCTGCGCTGCCCGGCCGGGCACAGCTTCGACCTCGCCCGCCAGGGCTACGTGGCCCTGCTGACCGGTGGGGGCCAGGCCGCCACCGGCGACAGCGCCGCGATGGTCGCCGCCCGCGCTCGCTTCCTCGACGCCGGGCACTACCAGCCGATCATGGACGCCGTGGCCGGCGAGGTGGCACGGGTGCAGCAGCGCCACCCCGGTGGCTGCGTGCTCGACGTCGGGGCGGGCACCGGCCACTACCTGGCCGCGGCGCTGGAGCAGGCGCCGGCGGCCTGCGGGGTGGCGGTGGACGCCTCCAAGGCGGCCGCGAAGGTGGCGGCTCGGGCGCACCCCCGGGCCGGCTCGGTGCTGGCCGACGCCTGGCGCCAGCTGCCCGTGGCCGACGCCGCGGTGTCGGTGGCGCTGACGGTGTTCGCCCCGCGCAGCGCGGGCGAGCTGCACCGCGCGCTCACCGACGACGGGTCGCTGGTGGTGGTCACCCCCACCCCGAACCACCTGGCCGAGCTGGTGGGGCCGCTGGGGCTGCTGCACGTGGACGAGCGCAAGCCGGAGCGGCTGGAGCAGGCGATGCAGGGCTACTTCGCCCGGCGCCGCCACACCATGCTCGAGTTCACGATGACGCTGCGCCACCAGGACGTGCAGGACCTGGTGGGCATGGGGCCGTCGGCCTTCCACACCAGCGTCGCGGAGCTGGCGGAGCGGGTGGCGGGGCTGGAGGACCCGCTGACCGTGACCGCGTCCACCGTGGTCTCGGTGTACCAGCCGCTGGTGCGGGTGGGCAGCGCCGCCCCGCAGCACGGCTAG
- the glgC gene encoding glucose-1-phosphate adenylyltransferase yields MRSQPNVLGIVLAGGEGKRLYPLTADRAKPAVPFGGAYRLIDFVLSNMVNAGYTRICVLTQYKSHSLDRHIAQTWRLSGLTGEYIAPVPAQQRLGPRWYTGSADAIYQSWNLVDDERPEHVVVFGADHVYRMDPEQMVARHIESGAGVTVAGIRVPRSEAHAFGCIDADADGKITRFLEKPVDPPGTADDPDVTFASMGNYVFSTEVLLKAIHADAGQDGSDHDMGGDIIPALVEAGLAHVYDFADNVVPGATERDRGYWRDVGTVDAFYDAHMDLVSVHPVFNLYNQRWPIRSATDMRPPAKFVHGGLAQESIVGAGSIISGATVRNSVLSSDVVVSEGASVDGSVLMPGVRIGRGAVVRNAILDKNVVVDPGVIIGVDHEHDRQRYTVSPGGIVVVGKGLRVDHG; encoded by the coding sequence GTGCGTAGTCAGCCGAACGTGCTCGGGATCGTCCTTGCGGGTGGTGAGGGCAAGCGTCTCTACCCCCTCACTGCAGATCGGGCCAAGCCCGCGGTGCCGTTCGGGGGTGCCTACCGACTGATCGACTTCGTGCTCTCCAACATGGTGAACGCCGGCTACACCCGGATCTGCGTGCTCACGCAGTACAAGTCGCACTCGTTGGACCGGCACATCGCCCAGACCTGGCGGCTGTCCGGTCTCACCGGTGAGTACATCGCCCCGGTGCCTGCCCAGCAGCGCCTCGGGCCGCGCTGGTACACCGGCAGCGCCGACGCCATCTACCAGTCCTGGAACCTGGTGGACGACGAGCGCCCGGAGCACGTGGTGGTGTTCGGCGCCGACCACGTCTACCGGATGGATCCCGAGCAGATGGTGGCGCGCCACATCGAGTCCGGCGCGGGCGTCACCGTGGCGGGCATCAGGGTGCCGCGCAGCGAGGCCCACGCCTTCGGCTGCATCGACGCCGACGCCGACGGCAAGATCACCCGCTTCCTGGAGAAGCCGGTGGACCCGCCGGGGACCGCCGACGACCCGGACGTCACCTTCGCCTCCATGGGCAACTACGTGTTCTCCACCGAGGTGCTGCTCAAGGCCATCCACGCCGACGCCGGCCAGGACGGCTCCGACCACGACATGGGCGGGGACATCATCCCGGCCCTGGTGGAGGCGGGCCTCGCGCACGTCTACGACTTCGCCGACAACGTGGTGCCCGGGGCCACCGAGCGCGACCGCGGCTACTGGCGCGACGTGGGGACGGTGGACGCCTTCTACGACGCGCACATGGACCTGGTGTCGGTGCACCCGGTGTTCAACCTCTACAACCAGCGCTGGCCGATCCGCTCGGCCACGGACATGCGGCCCCCCGCCAAGTTCGTGCACGGTGGCCTGGCCCAGGAGTCCATCGTGGGTGCCGGCAGCATCATCTCCGGTGCGACCGTGCGCAACTCGGTGCTCAGCTCGGACGTGGTGGTCAGTGAGGGCGCCAGCGTGGACGGCAGCGTGCTGATGCCCGGCGTGCGGATCGGCCGGGGCGCGGTGGTGCGCAACGCGATCCTGGACAAGAACGTGGTGGTCGACCCGGGCGTGATCATCGGGGTGGACCACGAGCACGACAGGCAGCGCTACACCGTCAGCCCCGGCGGCATCGTGGTGGTGGGCAAGGGCTTGCGCGTCGACCACGGCTGA
- the glgA gene encoding glycogen synthase — protein sequence MRVAVLTKEYPPEVYGGAGVHVTELVTQLRALCEVDVHCIGAPRPGAVAHSPAPELAGANPALATLSADLSIVNAVAGADLVHSHTWYTGMAGHLSALLHGVPHVLTAHSLEPRRPWKAEQLGGGYRVSSWVERTAMEHADAVIAVSEGMRADVLACYTSLAPERVHVVRNGIDTEAYHPGAGTEVLERLGVDPDRPVVVFVGRITRQKGVGHLVAAAHHLHPDAQLVLCAGAPDTPELATEIEQAVTELSATRSGVFWVREMLPAGDVRELLAAATVFVCPSVYEPLGIVNLEAMACGTAVVASDVGGIPEVVDDGRTGLLVHHDAADPEAFRRDLAAAVNELVADPARAARMGAAGRERAIAEFSWASIAEQTLAVYRTVLQ from the coding sequence GTGCGAGTAGCTGTGTTGACCAAGGAGTACCCGCCCGAGGTGTACGGCGGGGCCGGCGTGCACGTCACCGAGCTGGTGACCCAGCTCCGGGCGCTGTGCGAGGTGGACGTGCACTGCATCGGCGCCCCACGCCCTGGGGCCGTCGCGCACTCCCCTGCGCCCGAGCTGGCCGGCGCCAACCCCGCCCTGGCCACCCTGTCGGCGGACCTCTCCATCGTCAACGCCGTGGCGGGAGCCGACCTGGTGCACTCCCACACCTGGTACACCGGCATGGCCGGCCACCTCTCGGCGCTGCTGCACGGGGTGCCGCACGTGCTCACCGCGCACTCCCTGGAGCCGCGCCGCCCGTGGAAGGCCGAGCAGCTCGGTGGCGGCTACCGCGTCTCCTCCTGGGTGGAGCGCACCGCCATGGAGCACGCCGACGCCGTGATCGCCGTGAGTGAGGGCATGCGCGCGGACGTGCTCGCCTGCTACACGTCCCTGGCGCCGGAACGGGTGCACGTGGTGCGCAACGGCATCGACACCGAGGCGTACCACCCTGGCGCGGGCACCGAGGTGCTCGAGCGCCTGGGCGTGGACCCGGACCGGCCGGTGGTGGTGTTCGTCGGCCGCATCACCCGGCAGAAGGGCGTGGGCCACCTGGTGGCGGCCGCCCACCACCTGCACCCCGACGCCCAGCTGGTGCTCTGCGCCGGCGCACCGGACACCCCTGAGCTGGCCACCGAGATCGAGCAGGCCGTCACCGAGCTGTCCGCCACCCGCAGCGGGGTGTTCTGGGTGCGGGAGATGCTGCCCGCCGGCGACGTGCGCGAGCTGCTGGCAGCGGCCACGGTGTTCGTCTGTCCCTCGGTGTACGAGCCGCTGGGCATCGTGAACCTGGAGGCGATGGCCTGTGGCACCGCGGTGGTGGCCTCCGACGTGGGCGGCATCCCCGAGGTGGTCGACGACGGGCGCACCGGCCTGCTGGTGCACCACGACGCCGCCGACCCGGAGGCGTTCCGCCGCGACCTGGCCGCGGCGGTGAACGAGCTGGTCGCCGACCCCGCCCGTGCGGCCAGGATGGGTGCCGCCGGCCGCGAGCGGGCCATCGCCGAGTTCTCCTGGGCGTCCATCGCCGAGCAGACCCTGGCCGTGTACCGGACTGTGCTGCAGTAG